A genomic segment from Pseudanabaena sp. FACHB-2040 encodes:
- a CDS encoding restriction endonuclease subunit R, translated as MVQTVAIEQLTLYDLEQQFGLQEVEDNFFSEWQGDWPALTAVEQERLTRVEAAYANLERRSLLENTVKLAVVAPLLDLAGVFLPPFYVTTEKTVEIVAEGDEQILRGRLDVLVLKDQLWVLVIESKRAEFSLKVGIPQVLGYMLAAPVSGLPLFGMVTNGSSFVFLKLVRQGGPRYARSKEFILDQDEGLARTLQIMKGLAALVANS; from the coding sequence ATGGTGCAGACTGTAGCCATTGAGCAGTTGACCCTGTATGACCTAGAGCAACAGTTTGGGTTGCAAGAGGTCGAGGATAACTTCTTCTCAGAGTGGCAGGGAGATTGGCCTGCTTTGACTGCGGTGGAGCAAGAGCGGTTGACACGGGTGGAGGCAGCTTATGCCAACTTAGAGCGCAGATCGCTATTAGAGAATACAGTCAAGCTAGCGGTGGTTGCGCCACTACTAGACCTAGCAGGTGTATTTTTACCGCCGTTCTATGTAACGACCGAAAAAACAGTAGAGATTGTTGCCGAGGGGGATGAACAGATTCTCAGAGGCCGACTGGATGTGCTGGTGCTAAAAGACCAGCTTTGGGTATTGGTGATTGAGTCGAAGCGGGCAGAGTTTTCGCTTAAGGTGGGGATTCCTCAGGTGTTGGGCTATATGCTGGCGGCTCCAGTATCGGGATTGCCGCTGTTTGGCATGGTGACAAATGGCAGCAGTTTTGTGTTTTTGAAGCTGGTGCGGCAGGGAGGCCCTCGATATGCAAGGTCGAAGGAATTTATTTTGGATCAAGATGAGGGGTTAGCGCGAACACTGCAAATCATGAAGGGATTAGCAGCGCTTGTAGCCAATTCATAA
- a CDS encoding 2'-5' RNA ligase family protein — protein sequence MSQPSALPLILTLKLDATTFDRLDPLRQQHFPSDRNFLPAHVTLFHALPGDQESSIQDTLNTLSDSTTELPLSFPNLRFLGQGVAIEIDAPDLLQLRQALANTWQPWLSRQDSQRYRPHVTIQNKVKPEIARQLYDYLSQDWQPLSGKGEGLLLWRYQGGPWEALGEFLFRAGAG from the coding sequence ATGTCTCAACCATCAGCGCTGCCCCTGATTTTGACCCTCAAGCTAGACGCCACGACCTTCGATCGGCTTGACCCACTGCGCCAGCAGCACTTTCCTAGCGATCGCAACTTTCTCCCCGCCCATGTCACACTTTTTCACGCCCTCCCTGGCGATCAGGAATCCTCTATTCAAGACACCCTCAACACTCTCAGCGACAGCACGACAGAGCTACCTTTGTCCTTCCCCAATCTGCGCTTTTTGGGTCAAGGCGTCGCCATCGAAATCGACGCCCCCGATCTGCTGCAGCTACGCCAAGCATTAGCCAACACCTGGCAGCCGTGGCTGAGCCGCCAAGACAGCCAGCGCTACCGCCCCCACGTGACCATTCAGAACAAAGTTAAGCCAGAGATCGCTCGCCAGCTCTACGATTACCTGAGCCAGGACTGGCAGCCACTAAGCGGCAAAGGCGAGGGTCTGCTGCTCTGGCGTTACCAAGGCGGGCCATGGGAGGCACTTGGGGAGTTTTTGTTTCGAGCAGGCGCAGGGTAG